A genomic window from Pungitius pungitius chromosome 12, fPunPun2.1, whole genome shotgun sequence includes:
- the LOC119220650 gene encoding RNA-binding protein with serine-rich domain 1-like isoform X2 has product MAPSPTKRKEEEKTKDRGKEKTGTREGDKERGREKARKHRSASTGSSSRSSSTSSSSSGSSSGSSSGSSSSGSSRSGSSSSRSSSSSSSSGSPSPSRRRHDNRRRSRSASKTQKRGDDKERRKRSPSPKPTKVHLGRLTRNVTKDHIQEIFSTYGKIKMVDMPMDRIHSHLSRGYAYVEFETPDEAQKALKHMDGGQIDGQEISASAVLTQRVRPPPRRPSPPRRMPPPPPMWRRSPPRMRRRSRSPRRRSPPRRRTRSRSPGRRRHRSRSSSNSSR; this is encoded by the exons AT GGCACCATCACCGACTAAgcgaaaggaggaggaaaagaccAAAGACCGAGGCAAGGAAAAAACTGGTACCAGGGAAGGAGATaaggagagaggacgggagaAAGCTAGGAAACATCGCAGTGCCTCtactggcagcagcagcag ATCTAGCTCGACTTCAAGCAGCAGCTCTGGCTCAAGCTCCGGTTCCTCAAGTGGATCCAGCTCATCTGGATCCAGCCGCTCTGGTTCTTCAAGCTCTcgttcctcctcatcttccagcTCCTCGGGCTCCCCCAGCCCCAGTCGAAGACGCCATGACAACCGCCGCCGATCCCGCTCAGC GTCCAAAACGCAAAAGAGGGGAGATGACAAGGAGCGAAGAAAAAGAAGCCCAAGCCCTAAACCAACCAAAGTTCACTTAGGGCGGCTGACCAGAAATGTCACCAAG GACCACATCCAGGAGATCTTTTCCACTTATGGAAAAATCAAAATGGTTGACATGCCAATGGACCGTATCCACTCTCACCTTTCCAGGGGCTATGCTTATGTGGAGTTTGAGACTCCTGATGAGGCTCAGAAGGCCCTCAAACACATGGATGGAG GCCAGATTGATGGACAAGAAATTAGTGCATCTGCAGTGCTGACTCAACGAGTTCGTCCCCCACCTCGCAGACCGTCTCCCCCTCGCAGAATGCCTCCGCCGCCACCTATGTGGCGCCGCAGTCCTCCACGCATGCGGAGAAG GTCTCGCTCCCCTAGGAGGCGGTCCCCACCACGTCGCCGTACTCGCTCAAGATCTCCTGGTCGTAGACGCCACCGTTCTCGCTCCAGCTCTAACTCCTCCAGATAG
- the LOC119220650 gene encoding RNA-binding protein with serine-rich domain 1-like isoform X1: protein MKINGGRAPSPTKRKEEEKTKDRGKEKTGTREGDKERGREKARKHRSASTGSSSRSSSTSSSSSGSSSGSSSGSSSSGSSRSGSSSSRSSSSSSSSGSPSPSRRRHDNRRRSRSASKTQKRGDDKERRKRSPSPKPTKVHLGRLTRNVTKDHIQEIFSTYGKIKMVDMPMDRIHSHLSRGYAYVEFETPDEAQKALKHMDGGQIDGQEISASAVLTQRVRPPPRRPSPPRRMPPPPPMWRRSPPRMRRRSRSPRRRSPPRRRTRSRSPGRRRHRSRSSSNSSR from the exons atgaaaatcaatgGCGGCAG GGCACCATCACCGACTAAgcgaaaggaggaggaaaagaccAAAGACCGAGGCAAGGAAAAAACTGGTACCAGGGAAGGAGATaaggagagaggacgggagaAAGCTAGGAAACATCGCAGTGCCTCtactggcagcagcagcag ATCTAGCTCGACTTCAAGCAGCAGCTCTGGCTCAAGCTCCGGTTCCTCAAGTGGATCCAGCTCATCTGGATCCAGCCGCTCTGGTTCTTCAAGCTCTcgttcctcctcatcttccagcTCCTCGGGCTCCCCCAGCCCCAGTCGAAGACGCCATGACAACCGCCGCCGATCCCGCTCAGC GTCCAAAACGCAAAAGAGGGGAGATGACAAGGAGCGAAGAAAAAGAAGCCCAAGCCCTAAACCAACCAAAGTTCACTTAGGGCGGCTGACCAGAAATGTCACCAAG GACCACATCCAGGAGATCTTTTCCACTTATGGAAAAATCAAAATGGTTGACATGCCAATGGACCGTATCCACTCTCACCTTTCCAGGGGCTATGCTTATGTGGAGTTTGAGACTCCTGATGAGGCTCAGAAGGCCCTCAAACACATGGATGGAG GCCAGATTGATGGACAAGAAATTAGTGCATCTGCAGTGCTGACTCAACGAGTTCGTCCCCCACCTCGCAGACCGTCTCCCCCTCGCAGAATGCCTCCGCCGCCACCTATGTGGCGCCGCAGTCCTCCACGCATGCGGAGAAG GTCTCGCTCCCCTAGGAGGCGGTCCCCACCACGTCGCCGTACTCGCTCAAGATCTCCTGGTCGTAGACGCCACCGTTCTCGCTCCAGCTCTAACTCCTCCAGATAG